A region of Daphnia carinata strain CSIRO-1 chromosome 10, CSIRO_AGI_Dcar_HiC_V3, whole genome shotgun sequence DNA encodes the following proteins:
- the LOC130699923 gene encoding sphingomyelin phosphodiesterase-like isoform X2 yields MIVYVLVAFSMSFIAVYGNPLDQPLPLNSDFWEKKSQYYSHGESSEQDVRLAEEIVVERLRTNDDKKAHRLEAQLELIAPVVDQAQRKWTQLADLDDLNFTAIEWEIENELPEPNDRTWRKGRGRGARGLPAFLGNAVKLFDLKQVVKELETSVMTSVSCSACKAGVGLLQHYVDSGKSTDEIVHAATKLCMSLKIESRRVCEGIILAMAEEVVFVLSRLILTADEICGFVIGDVCAIPYNPYHDWEVALPPIPKPSLISQQLHNGGVSAQPLKVLHLSDTHFDPYYHEGSTANCNEPLCCRLTDGIPDSPTNGAGRWGDYRKCDTPRHTIESMLQHIANYHQDIDFIIWTGDLPPHDVWNQTRNDNLYVLRETVRQLTYYFPNARIFPALGNHESAPVNSFPPPNIEATHTMDWLYDELDLLWRRWLPDSTSPTVRKGAFYSVLVSPGFRMLSLNMNYCNNKNWWLLLNSTDPAQELQWLVYELQSAELKGEKVHILGHIPPGHSDCLKVWSHNYYRIVNRYEATIAGQFFGHTHFDEYEVFYDEVYRGRASSIAYIGPSVTPYYGLNPGYRIYHVDGNYAGTSRMVVDHETWIMDLQEANRHAVDSPRWYRLYTAREAFRMPSLTPQDWDHLVHRMTYDDNLFQTYYKYYWKASPVRPSCDADCKKRLLCDLKSGRSNDRKLTCQEIEERIDSTKKSSSWKTWLFNGFAISSVFTLWGRLAGY; encoded by the exons ATGATTGTCTACGTCTTAGTGGCATTTTCAATGTCTTTTATTGCCGTCTATG GCAACCCACTTGACCAACCTTTGCCTTtgaattcggatttttgggaGAAAAAATCGCAGTACTATTCACACGGAGAATCATCCGAACAAGATGTCCGATTGGCGGAAGAAATTGTCGTCGAACGATTACGCACCAACGACGATAAGAAGGCTCATCGATTAGAAGCCCAGTTGGAGCTGATAGCTCCTGTTGTCGATCAAGCCCAACGCAAATGGACCCAACTGGCTGATTTGGACGATTTAAATTTCACGGCTATCGAATGGGAAATCGAAAACGAGCTTCCCGAGCCCAACGACCGGACGTGGCGCAAAGGGCGAGGTCGTGGGGCACGTGGATTGCCAGCCTTCCTGGGCAATGCTGTCAAATTATTTGACCTGAAACAAGTCGTCAAAGAATTGGAAACTTCCGTCATGACCTCAGTCTCTTGTTCAGCTTGTAAAGCAG GTGTCGGTCTACTGCAGCATTACGTTGATTCAGGCAAGTCAACAGACGAAATCGTTCACGCAGCAACGAAACTGTGCATGAGTCTCAAAATCGAATCACGTCGAGTTTGCGAAGGCATTATTCTCGCCATGGCTGAAGAAGTTGTCTTTGTTTTGTCGCGGTTGATTCTCACGGCTGATGAAATCTGTGGTTTCGTCATCGGCGACGTCTGTGCCATTCCGTACAATCCATATCACGACTGGGAGGTCGCCCTGCCACCTATTCCCAAACCATCACTCATTAGCCAACAGCTCCACAACGGCGGTGTCAGCGCCCAACCGTTGAAGGTCCTTCACCTTTCCGATACCCATTTCGATCCGTACTATCATGAAGGAAGTACGGCCAATTGCAACGAGCCGCTCTGCTGCCGACTGACAGACGGTATTCCGGATTCTCCTACTAACGGCGCTGGACGCTGGGGTGATTACCGCAAATGTGACACGCCGAGACACACCATCGAAAGCATGCTCCAACATATCGCCAACTATCATCAG GATATTGACTTCATCATTTGGACGGGGGATCTTCCACCCCACGACGTTTGGAATCAGACGCGTAACGATAATCTCTACGTTTTACGGGAGACGGTCCGCCAGCTGACCTACTATTTTCCCAACGCTCGCATTTTTCCTGCATTAGGCAACCATGAAAGTGCGCCAGTTAACAG TTTTCCTCCTCCGAATATCGAGGCTACACATACAATGGATTGGTTGTACGATGAACTAGATCTTCTCTGGCGTAGATGGTTACCCGATTCTACGTCACCAACTGTCCGAAAAGGCGCCTTCTATTCAGTTCTCGTCAGCCCAGGCTTCCGGATGCTTTCACTCAATATGAATtattgcaacaacaaaaattg GTGGTTATTATTGAATAGCACCGATCCGGCTCAAGAGCTTCAATGGCTAGTTTACGAACTCCAAAGTGCTGAGCTTAAGGGCGAGAAAGTACACATTCTCGGTCATATTCCTCCCGGCCACAGTGACTGCCTCAAAGTCTGGTCTCACAATTATTATCGCATTGTCAATAG GTATGAGGCGACGATTGCCGGCCAGTTTTTCGGACACACTCATTTCGACGAGTACGAAGTCTTTTACGACGAAGTTTATCGTGGTCGTGCGTCCAGTATCGCTTATATCGGTCCATCGGTGACGCCTTATTACGGCCTCAATCCGGGCTACAGAATCTATCATGTCGATGGCAACTATGCGGGTACGTCACGCATGGTTGTCGACCACGAAACGTGGATCATGGATCTTCAAGAAGCCAATCGACATGCCGTCGACTCGCCTCGTTGGTATCGCCTTTACACGGCTCGTGAAGCATTCCGAATGCCATCGCTCACACCTCAAGATTGGGATCATTTGGTCCACCGTATGACTTACGACGACAATCTTTTCCAAACTTATTACAA GTACTATTGGAAAGCATCTCCTGTACGGCCGAGTTGCGATGCCGATTGCAAGAAACGATTGCTGTGCGATCTAAAATCCGGCCGTTCAAATGATCGAAAATTGACCTGCCAAGAAATCGAAGAGCGAATTGACAGCACGAAAAAGAGCTCCTCGTGGAAGACGTGGCTGTTTAATGGGTTCGCTATTTCATCTGTTTTCACTTTATGGGGCAGGTTGGCTGGTTATTAA
- the LOC130699923 gene encoding sphingomyelin phosphodiesterase-like isoform X1: MIVYVLVAFSMSFIAVYGNPLDQPLPLNSDFWEKKSQYYSHGESSEQDVRLAEEIVVERLRTNDDKKAHRLEAQLELIAPVVDQAQRKWTQLADLDDLNFTAIEWEIENELPEPNDRTWRKGRGRGARGLPAFLGNAVKLFDLKQVVKELETSVMTSVSCSACKAGVGLLQHYVDSGKSTDEIVHAATKLCMSLKIESRRVCEGIILAMAEEVVFVLSRLILTADEICGFVIGDVCAIPYNPYHDWEVALPPIPKPSLISQQLHNGGVSAQPLKVLHLSDTHFDPYYHEGSTANCNEPLCCRLTDGIPDSPTNGAGRWGDYRKCDTPRHTIESMLQHIANYHQDIDFIIWTGDLPPHDVWNQTRNDNLYVLRETVRQLTYYFPNARIFPALGNHESAPVNSFPPPNIEATHTMDWLYDELDLLWRRWLPDSTSPTVRKGAFYSVLVSPGFRMLSLNMNYCNNKNWWLLLNSTDPAQELQWLVYELQSAELKGEKVHILGHIPPGHSDCLKVWSHNYYRIVNRYEATIAGQFFGHTHFDEYEVFYDEVYRGRASSIAYIGPSVTPYYGLNPGYRIYHVDGNYAGTSRMVVDHETWIMDLQEANRHAVDSPRWYRLYTAREAFRMPSLTPQDWDHLVHRMTYDDNLFQTYYKYYWKASPVRPSCDADCKKRLLCDLKSGRSNDRKLTCQEIEERIDSTKKSSSWKTWLFNGVSVLALGFTLPHLPALFG; the protein is encoded by the exons ATGATTGTCTACGTCTTAGTGGCATTTTCAATGTCTTTTATTGCCGTCTATG GCAACCCACTTGACCAACCTTTGCCTTtgaattcggatttttgggaGAAAAAATCGCAGTACTATTCACACGGAGAATCATCCGAACAAGATGTCCGATTGGCGGAAGAAATTGTCGTCGAACGATTACGCACCAACGACGATAAGAAGGCTCATCGATTAGAAGCCCAGTTGGAGCTGATAGCTCCTGTTGTCGATCAAGCCCAACGCAAATGGACCCAACTGGCTGATTTGGACGATTTAAATTTCACGGCTATCGAATGGGAAATCGAAAACGAGCTTCCCGAGCCCAACGACCGGACGTGGCGCAAAGGGCGAGGTCGTGGGGCACGTGGATTGCCAGCCTTCCTGGGCAATGCTGTCAAATTATTTGACCTGAAACAAGTCGTCAAAGAATTGGAAACTTCCGTCATGACCTCAGTCTCTTGTTCAGCTTGTAAAGCAG GTGTCGGTCTACTGCAGCATTACGTTGATTCAGGCAAGTCAACAGACGAAATCGTTCACGCAGCAACGAAACTGTGCATGAGTCTCAAAATCGAATCACGTCGAGTTTGCGAAGGCATTATTCTCGCCATGGCTGAAGAAGTTGTCTTTGTTTTGTCGCGGTTGATTCTCACGGCTGATGAAATCTGTGGTTTCGTCATCGGCGACGTCTGTGCCATTCCGTACAATCCATATCACGACTGGGAGGTCGCCCTGCCACCTATTCCCAAACCATCACTCATTAGCCAACAGCTCCACAACGGCGGTGTCAGCGCCCAACCGTTGAAGGTCCTTCACCTTTCCGATACCCATTTCGATCCGTACTATCATGAAGGAAGTACGGCCAATTGCAACGAGCCGCTCTGCTGCCGACTGACAGACGGTATTCCGGATTCTCCTACTAACGGCGCTGGACGCTGGGGTGATTACCGCAAATGTGACACGCCGAGACACACCATCGAAAGCATGCTCCAACATATCGCCAACTATCATCAG GATATTGACTTCATCATTTGGACGGGGGATCTTCCACCCCACGACGTTTGGAATCAGACGCGTAACGATAATCTCTACGTTTTACGGGAGACGGTCCGCCAGCTGACCTACTATTTTCCCAACGCTCGCATTTTTCCTGCATTAGGCAACCATGAAAGTGCGCCAGTTAACAG TTTTCCTCCTCCGAATATCGAGGCTACACATACAATGGATTGGTTGTACGATGAACTAGATCTTCTCTGGCGTAGATGGTTACCCGATTCTACGTCACCAACTGTCCGAAAAGGCGCCTTCTATTCAGTTCTCGTCAGCCCAGGCTTCCGGATGCTTTCACTCAATATGAATtattgcaacaacaaaaattg GTGGTTATTATTGAATAGCACCGATCCGGCTCAAGAGCTTCAATGGCTAGTTTACGAACTCCAAAGTGCTGAGCTTAAGGGCGAGAAAGTACACATTCTCGGTCATATTCCTCCCGGCCACAGTGACTGCCTCAAAGTCTGGTCTCACAATTATTATCGCATTGTCAATAG GTATGAGGCGACGATTGCCGGCCAGTTTTTCGGACACACTCATTTCGACGAGTACGAAGTCTTTTACGACGAAGTTTATCGTGGTCGTGCGTCCAGTATCGCTTATATCGGTCCATCGGTGACGCCTTATTACGGCCTCAATCCGGGCTACAGAATCTATCATGTCGATGGCAACTATGCGGGTACGTCACGCATGGTTGTCGACCACGAAACGTGGATCATGGATCTTCAAGAAGCCAATCGACATGCCGTCGACTCGCCTCGTTGGTATCGCCTTTACACGGCTCGTGAAGCATTCCGAATGCCATCGCTCACACCTCAAGATTGGGATCATTTGGTCCACCGTATGACTTACGACGACAATCTTTTCCAAACTTATTACAA GTACTATTGGAAAGCATCTCCTGTACGGCCGAGTTGCGATGCCGATTGCAAGAAACGATTGCTGTGCGATCTAAAATCCGGCCGTTCAAATGATCGAAAATTGACCTGCCAAGAAATCGAAGAGCGAATTGACAGCACGAAAAAGAGCTCCTCGTGGAAGACGTGGCTGTTTAATGG AGTTTCCGTTTTGGCATTGGGCTTTACATTACCTCATCTGCCAGCGCTGTTCGGATAA
- the LOC130699920 gene encoding uncharacterized protein LOC130699920, with protein MAGRCPHSMRGKHRVTPLMKSSFSRLGESSLNRTADSGYQSSIASSSRSFTPLSDVSDSSRLYCSTPVAEDSILSHQIAYPKMLLETPVQPVLPNRTHFSEDRIPSTRTSLVVNEDVIDCPSDVLSCMIRSHSIPAIHRVLTYLEDQDLMRLCQVSDDYCRAVCECPPALKRLSKFLIVSHQNRENRTTSSHNNVGNRPHHGIPLRSIQNVMDVGLPSGTVWTVPSPLETIDMNRVPDQFRTLVDLITTLSEHHCVINCRACRRLVAVRVNQRKTEVCLNCNRRTKTSRLVTRPKTLPFR; from the coding sequence ATGGCTGGAAGATGCCCTCATAGTATGAGGGGTAAACACAGAGTCACACCACTGATGAAGAGCAGTTTCTCAAGACTGGGTGAAAGCTCTTTGAATCGCACAGCAGATTCTGGTTACCAATCCAGCATTGCTTCCTCGAGCAGATCTTTTACACCCCTATCTGATGTCTCTGATTCATCACGACTCTACTGCAGCACTCCAGTGGCAGAAGATTCAATTTTATCACACCAGATAGCCTATCCAAAAATGTTGCTGGAGACCCCTGTCCAGCCTGTTTTGCCCAACAGGACACATTTTTCAGAAGATCGGATCCCTTCAACTAGGACAAGTCTCGTGGTTAATGAAGATGTGATAGACTGCCCGAGTGATGTCTTGAGTTGCATGATCAGAAGTCATTCCATACCCGCCATCCACAGGGTCCTTACATACCTTGAAGATCAAGATCTAATGAGACTCTGCCAAGTGTCAGACGATTATTGCCGTGCCGTATGCGAATGTCCACCTGCATTGAAACGACTATCAAAGTTTCTTATCGTTAGCCATCAGAACCGCGAAAACCGAACAACATCGAGCCACAACAACGTAGGTAACCGACCGCATCATGGAATTCCGCTTCGATCCATTCAAAACGTGATGGATGTTGGTTTGCCAAGTGGGACTGTCTGGACGGTACCTTCCCCATTGGAGACTATCGATATGAACAGGGTCCCTGACCAGTTTCGGACGCTGGTTGATTTGATCACGACGTTGTCTGAACATCACTGCGTCATCAACTGCCGCGCTTGCCGTAGACTTGTCGCCGTTCGGGTCAACCAACGGAAAACCGAGGTATGCCTCAACTGTAACCGACGCACTAAAACGAGCCGGCTGGTCACACGCCCTAAAACCTTGCCATTCAGATAA
- the LOC130699914 gene encoding transcription factor HIVEP2-like produces the protein MPRRRGSNNSAGRRTTIEDGRCNGNKKIMAPPRSTTKIVVASPPIAQPVNEIPTEATQSSDLGYLHKKFKKVAATFSTTPEPTGPTEQKVDESVDSKKEDDGSSKSSKSGGRYVCPYCQHACAKPSVLEKHIRAHTNERPYPCVPCGFAFKTKSNLYKHCKSRTHVLKLEETGGTAQGTASAIIDPVEGGSDDTSDDNVMLDDSDDGEPLVPAEVVPASTTTPEKFKTPYKPKFHNLKNPEDNVETSQTADVVEGPNRPSAGFLHERITQIISKNQAIVETLDPIWPRRYVRQSSRDNKETAKNVSSPVKKLGPTGRERSCSLSLVPHQAESVVTAPLVIPATTRVLQETCDESQRKRCYSEGPAATDNQIRHSVRNLLQQPAKPRTSDVFNPQNPEGSIIKDILLKSRGLLPVVDGKEVDPPTKMSSSFTVSALLNPSTTRAKPVEIPHTSTELVDDPAGGTEQPSKRLKVSSPDIRPTQSSYPREDRIRTSLPLFGGEVEIHDGPQRTVMRIDPSGYTESNRSNGQTETQAVIVTKASLNSGGGIVRIQPQECRILPVIKTAGLEAGRSVIQSSVPYIPGIPGPYSSSGWLPASTVTSITSAQSSSSVVCSSSTSRPIPSITVHPPPPASHQPSGIAPHAEERTDSGFGDEDPPTSSKFLRPNSLSLQPGTFNLKKTNMAGLDHSGQPNMLCVSGAGMTLISPETPRPRKLFRQLYLNGHAYTYLGLKCSTRVYFCCLSRAQPMYVPHHPKLSMYSQWKTRAPASAPPGLEASSPVQTMALYDSRQRPSTSSIAQANDHCRMILTHSSYWTNRDRPTTTHFKLEVAEESDVSVIVRPEVTRTENEPTRPPEATSPSVRQQQQQQPKRVRIFAGGYKSTEEYTYVRGRGRGRYVCEECGIRCKKPSMLKKHIRTHTDLRPYTCRQCNFSFKTKGNLTKHMKSKAHHKKCTELGIVPVPTTVDEANIDEDSLARQETLKKMKLAGGSGNEGDSDLDDEDDDDDDDEEDEEVEGEEEEEEEETPIAPVKLPMGQFEDASEPIREEREQEVARSLLDLGVIAPAGCKPTTYPYASHFHSTEDENLNPCAEELKEEPPKTQQPIDLSTTNAIATDSALLASIYSPIVSETAARRGTSPDIGAQPATSGMLQAYLTEKALKEGLMKRHQVKLVTPSVVVENPVVTFFPAHSKTDRSRSEFVVPLSSTSAAIPTSATAFKLTDDGKTACSICNKVFTKPSQLRLHINIHYFERPFRCEACAVSFRTKGHLQKHKRSVTHFNKVNMNLTFGTPSTENPRPFKCSDCMIAFRIHGHLAKHLRSKMHIMKLECLGKLPFGTYAEMERSGINLNEIDTTDCHNSLESLQSLAHRLYKQDPSKIQQWQQEAQVAVEASLRERTISESSEEFSDVADECDELDEDGEDSEGLPDGAGVEEAPPRKPTPPTGPETSHTPRPVSPPLDARKAPPAMFCSVCGESCISMESFQLHVMEKHPPLSPPSTTPVKSCSPTTESPAKLAPPSADIGRIVNLAVESRRSPPRVSEVTKSPWNRGDLQHAQPRGFYHPSTAATAHSSANTWPPRPPMFGDVMSLNPIPAIPPQWHQDPAAMAWIASRHMMMAGHPHNYTSGHHAHTTNGTMQPRHYSPTTSSSTNEDTLFACELCGKSFIAKDTLQQHMLAHAQPRPFVCEFCDAGFTTQKQLESHLVLHRPRTS, from the exons ATGCCACGACGGAGAGGATCTAACAACAGCGCTGGACGTCGCACAACTA TTGAAGATGGACGTTGCAATGGGAATAAGAAGATCATGGCCCCTCCACGTTCAACGACTAAAATCGTAGTGGCCTCCCCACCAATTGCTCAGCCAG TCAACGAAATTCCAACGGAAGCAACGCAGTCCAGCGATCTTGGCTACTTGCACAAAAAGTTCAAAAAAGTAGCCGCCACCTTTTCGACGACGCCGGAACCAACAGGGCCGACCGAACAGAAGGTGGACGAATCGGttgattcaaaaaaagaagacgatggCTCATCGAAATCGTCCAAAAGTGGCGGCCGTTATGTTTGTCCGTACTGCCAACACGCCTGCGCCAAGCCGAGCGTGCTGGAAAAACACATTCGAGCTCACACGAACGAACGGCCCTATCCGTGCGTACCATGCGGATTCGCCTTCAAAACCAAGAGCAACCTGTACAAACACTGCAAGTCACGCACTCACGTTCTCAAACTGGAAGAAACTGGTGGAACTGCTCAAGGCACAGCATCGGCCATCATCGATCCGGTGGAAGGCGGAAGCGACGATACCTCAGACGACAATGTTATGCTCGACGATAGTGACGATGGAGAACCTCTCGTCCCTGCCGAAGTCGTTCCCGCCTCAACCACCACACccgaaaaattcaaaacgccATACAAACCCAAGTTCCATAACTTGAAAAATCCCGAAGACAATGTAGAAACATCGCAGACGGCAGATGTTGTGGAAGGACCGAATCGACCCAGTGCCGGATTTCTTCACGAAAGAATCACGCAAATCATCAGCAAGAATCAAGCCATTGTCGAAACGTTGGATCCCATTTGGCCGAGACGGTACGTCCGTCAATCCAGTCGCGATAACAAGGAAACCGCAAAGAATGTCTCATCTCCCGTCAAGAAACTCGGCCCAACCGGAAGAGAGAGGAGCTGCAGCTTGAGTTTGGTTCCGCATCAGGCTGAATCCGTCGTGACTGCACCTCTGGTTATTCCGGCGACAACTCGAGTACTGCAAGAGACTTGCGATGAGAGCCAGCGCAAGAGGTGCTATTCGGAAGGACCGGCCGCAACAGATAATCAAATTCGACATTCCGTCCGGAACCTGTTGCAACAACCCGCCAAGCCCCGCACGTCAGACGTCTTCAATCCCCAAAATCCAGAAGGCTCAATTATCAAAGACATCCTGTTGAAAAGCCGTGGATTACTGCCCGTGGTGGATGGCAAAGAAGTTGACCCGCCAACGAAAATGTCCTCTTCTTTCACGGTGAGTGCTCTGCTCAATCCGTCGACGACCAGAGCCAAACCAGTAGAAATACCTCACACGAGCACAGAACTGGTAGACGATCCGGCCGGAGGAACAGAACAGCCATCTAAAAGACTCAAAGTGTCGAGTCCAGACATTCGACCAACACAATCGTCTTACCCTCGTGAAGACCGGATACGCACGTCGCTGCCGCTTTTCGGCGGCGAAGTGGAAATCCACGATGGACCTCAACGGACGGTGATGCGGATTGATCCGTCGGGTTATACCGAATCGAATCGAAGCAACGGACAAACGGAAACACAAGCCGTCATCGTGACAAAAGCCAGTTTGAATTCTGGTGGTGGTATCGTTCGCATTCAACCGCAAGAATGCCGCATTTTGCCCGTCATCAAAACCGCGGGATTGGAAGCGGGCCGCAGCGTCATTCAATCCTCTGTGCCTTATATACCGGGAATCCCCGGTCCTTACAGTTCAAGTGGATGGCTGCCGGCTTCGACCGTCACGTCAATCACGAGTGCTCAGTCTTCGTCATCCGTGGTGTGTAGCTCATCAACGTCACGTCCTATTCCTTCGATCACGGTGCATCCACCGCCGCCAGCCAGTCATCAACCTAGCGGGATCGCCCCGCATGCCGAAGAACGGACGGACAGCGGGTTCGGTGACGAGGATCCACCGACGTCGTCCAAGTTTTTGCGTCCAAATTCTCTGTCGTTGCAGCCGGGGacttttaatttgaaaaagacaaaTATGGCGGGACTGGATCATTCCGGCCAACCCAACATGCTCTGCGTTTCTGGAGCGGGAATGACGTTGATCAGCCCCGAGACGCCTCGTCCTCGGAAACTCTTCCGACAGTTGTATCTCAATGGCCACGCCTACACCTATTTGGGCCTCAAATGCTCGACCAGAGTCTATTTTTGCTGCTTATCCCGGGCCCAGCCCATGTACGTCCCGCACCACCCGAAATTGTCCATGTACTCGCAATGGAAGACGAGAGCTCCCGCCTCGGCGCCACCCGGACTAGAAGCATCCAGTCCAGTTCAAACGATGGCCCTTTACGATTCCAGACAACGTCCGTCTACTTCAAGCATAGCTCAAGCCAATGATCACTGTCGCATGATTTTGACCCATTCTTCCTATTGGACGAACAGAGATAGACCCACTACCACCCATTTCAAATTAGAGGTAGCCGAAGAATCGGATGTTTCGGTTATTGTTCGACCTGAAGTCACCCGAACAGAGAATGAACCCACTCGCCCTCCGGAAGCCACCAGTCCATCGGTTcggcaacagcagcaacagcaaccgAAACGTGTGCGGATCTTTGCTGGTGGCTACAAATCGACAGAGGAGTACACGTACGTCCGCGGCCGTGGCAGAGGACGCTACGTCTGCGAAGAATGCGGCATCCGCTGCAAAAAGCCATCCATGTTGAAGAAACACATCCGGACGCACACGGATCTAAGGCCCTACACCTGTCGCCAGTGCAATTTCAGTTTTAAAACCAAAGGGAATTTGACAAAACATATGAAATCGAAAGCTCATCACAAAAAGTGCACAGAGCTGGGCATCGTGCCCGTCCCCACCACCGTCGACGAGGCCAATATCGACGAAGATAGTCTGGCCAGGCAGGAAACactgaagaagatgaaactGGCAGGCGGATCCGGAAATGAAGGCGATTCCGATTTAGACgatgaagacgacgacgatgacgacgacgaggaagacgaagaagtCGAAGgtgaggaagaagaagaggaagaagaaacgcCAATCGCCCCCGTTAAATTACCGATGGGGCAATTTGAAGATGCGAGCGAACCCATACGCGAAGAACGAGAGCAAGAAGTGGCTCGTAGTTTGCTCGACCTTGGTGTCATTGCTCCAGCGGGATGTAAACCTACCACGTATCCGTACGCCAGCCATTTTCATTCGACTGAGGATGAAAATTTGAATCCGTGTGCCGAGGAATTGAAGGAAGAACCTCCAAAAACTCAACAACCAATAGATTTATCGACAACCAACGCGATCGCCACTGATTCCGCGCTTTTGGCTTCCATTTACTCGCCCATCGTTAGCGAAACGGCAGCTCGTCGAGGTACCTCACCCGACATTGGTGCCCAACCGGCCACCAGTGGTATGCTCCAAGCTTATCTGACTGAAAAGGCGTTGAAAGAAGGATTGATGAAACGTCATCAAGTCAAACTGGTGACGCCATCGGTCGTAGTGGAAAACCCAGTCGTCACCTTCTTTCCCGCTCACTCGAAAACGGATAGGAGTCGGTCTGAATTTGTGGTTCCTCTTTCGTCAACCTCTGCGGCCATACCCACGTCGGCGACGGCGTTCAAATTGACGGACGACGGGAAAACGGCGTGCAGCATTTGCAACAAAGTCTTCACTAAACCGTCTCAACTCCGATTGCACATCAACATCCATTATTTCGAGCGGCCGTTCCGGTGCGAAGCCTGCGCCGTTTCTTTTCGCACCAAAGGGCACCTTCAGAAACACAAGCGATCCGTCACTCATTTTAATAAAGTCAACATGAATTTGACTTTCGGGACTCCCAGCACGGAGAACCCTCGTCCGTTTAAATGTTCCGATTGCATGATAGCCTTCCGCATTCACGGCCATCTGGCCAAACATCTTCGCTCCAAAATGCACATCATGAAACTTGAATGTCTCGGCAAGTTGCCGTTTGGCACTTATGCCGAAATGGAACGATCCGGAATTAATCTCAACGAAATTGACACCACCGATTGCCACAATTCACTCGAAAGTCTCCAGTCGTTGGCCCATCGACTCTACAAACAGGATCCATCCAAAATTCAGCAGTGGCAACAAGAg GCCCAAGTTGCAGTGGAAGCTAGTCTGAGAGAACGGACGATTAGCGAATCGTCGGAAGAATTTTCGGATGTTGCCGACGAATGTGATGAACTGGATGAAGATGGAGAAGACAGTGAAGGTCTTCCGGATGGAGCGGGGGTCGAGGAAGCGCCACCAAGAAAACCAACCCCCCCAACAGGGCCTGAAACGAGTCATACTCCTCGGCCAGTGTCTCCACCACTGGATGCGAGGAAAGCTCCTCCGGCCATGTTTTGTTCCGTCTGTGGAGAGTCGTGTATTTCGATGGAATCGTTCCAATTGCACGTCATGGAAAAACATCCGCCTTTGTCACCACCTTCCACAACACCCGTCAAGTCTTGTTCTCCAACGACCGAGTCTCCCGCCAAATTGGCGCCACCCAGTGCAGACATTGGCAG GATTGTCAACCTTGCTGTGGAATCGAGACGTTCCCCCCCTCGTGTATCGGAAGTGACAAAATCGCCGTGGAATCGAGGTGATCTCCAACACGCCCAACCTCGTGGCTTTTATCATCCGTCGACAGCTGCCACAGCtcattcgtctgctaataCGTGGCCACCACGGCCACCCATGTTTGGTGACGTGATGAGCCTCAATCCCATACCGGCTATTCCACCTCAGTGGCATCAAGATCCAGCTGCCATGGCCTGGATTGCGTCACGCCACATGATGATGGCCGGTCACCCGCACAACTACACCAGCGGACACCATGCACATACGACAAATGGGACTATGCAGCCACGGCACTACAGTCCCACGACTAGTTCTTCCACTAATGAGGACACCCTCTTTGCCTGCGAGCTTTGCGGGAAATCGTTTATAGCCAAAGACACGCTCCAACAA CATATGTTGGCTCACGCCCAGCCGCGGCCGTTCGTCTGCGAATTTTGCGATGCGGGATTCACCACCCAAAAGCAACTTGAATCGCATTTGGTTCTGCACAGACCCCGGACATCCTGA